The following are encoded together in the Miscanthus floridulus cultivar M001 unplaced genomic scaffold, ASM1932011v1 os_1248_3_4, whole genome shotgun sequence genome:
- the LOC136533840 gene encoding uncharacterized protein codes for MPAAAVPGGVGELFRTKRIPEIRAAEGATRREISAKEEELRQLVGRSYRDLLDSADSILLIKQSSDAISDNLARISGSLSSLSPPPEPSPTVSAASPSPSAGGRARLYALSARAKYLVDTPEHIWGRLDEGLLLEAAGRYLRAQVVHGRLSRDAVAADALCPSTTRARHQQSPEPGTTRAAASRRALLSLCSALSSPRSLSESALPSHWSRAQLAAEGPPRRSPFLGRWRYGERAPWRRPWASAPSPGAAAPTTTGARADARRAHAAPESGRAGPAARPVRERATSDASGADASERGRFAQRAESDAFFAYRSVR; via the coding sequence ATGCCTGCGGCGGCCGTTCCCGGAGGCGTCGGCGAGCTGTTCCGCACCAAGCGCATCCCAGAGATTCGCGCGGCTGAGGGCGCCACCCGACGCGAGATCTCCGCCAAGGAGGAGGAGCTCCGGCAGCTCGTCGGGCGCAGCTaccgcgacctgctcgactccgcgGACTCCATCCTCCTCATCAAGCAGTCCTCTGATGCCATATCCGACAACCTCGCCCGCATCTCCGGCTCCTTGTCGTCGCTCTCGCCGCCCCCTGAACCCTCTCCCACCGTAAGCGCCGCCTCGCCGTCCCCATCAGCTGGAGGGCGCGCGAGGCTGTACGCGCTGTCCGCGCGCGCCAAGTACCTGGTTGACACTCCGGAGCACATCTGGGGCCGGCTCGACGAGGGCCTGCTCCTGGAGGCGGCGGGTCGGTACCTGCGGGCTCAGGTCGTGCACGGGCGGCTCTCCCGCGACGCAGTGGCCGCCGACGCCCTGTGCCCAAGCACCACCCGCGCTCGCCATCAACAGTCGCCGGAGCCGGGCACCACCAGGGCTGCTGCCAGTCGCCGAGCTCTGCTCTCCCTCTGTTCCGCCCTCTCTTCCCCGCGCTCTCTCTCTGAATCCGCTCTGCCCTCGCACTGGAGCCGAGCGCAGCTAGCAGCCGAGGGCCCGCCGCGCCGAAGCCCCTTCCTCGGCCGGTGGCGCTACGGCGAGCGCGCCCCCTGGCGGCGGCCCTGGGCGAGCGCCCCCTCccctggcgcggcggcgcccACCACCACGGGCGCAAGAGCGGACGCCAGACGAGCGCACGCGGCGCCCGAGAGCGGACGAGCGGGGCCGGCGGCGCGGCCGGTGCGGGAGCGGGCCACCTCGGACGCGAGCGGTGCCGACGCGAGCGAGCGTGGACGATTTGCGCAGCGAGCAGAGAGCGATGCTTTTTTTGCGTATCGTTCGGTGCGGTAG
- the LOC136533839 gene encoding large ribosomal subunit protein P1: MASGELACTYAALILSDDGIAITAEKIATIVKAANIKVESYWPALFAKLLEKRNVEDLILSVGSGGGAAPVAAAAPAGGAAAAAAPAAEEKKEEVKEESDDDMGFSLFD, from the exons ATGGCCTCCGGTGAGCTCGCCTGCACCTACGCCGCCCTCATCCTCAGCGACGATGGCATCGCCATCACC GCCGAGAAGATCGCCACGATCGTGAAGGCGGCCAACATCAAGGTTGAGTCCTACTGGCCGGCGCTCTTCGCCAAGCTCCTGGAGAAGCGCAACGTTGAGGACCTCATCCTCTCCGTTGGATCTG GTGGTGGTGCTGCTCCAGTTGCTGCTGCTGCCCCTGCTGGTGGTGCTGCGGCAGCTGCTGCCCCAGCTGccgaggagaagaaggaagaggtTAAGGAGGAGTCTGATGACGACATGGGCTTCAGCCTGTTCGACTGA